The Pseudomonas berkeleyensis genome includes a region encoding these proteins:
- a CDS encoding REP-associated tyrosine transposase, with protein sequence MLRSDKPHAGALRRGRYSESGRVYLLTAVLHGREALLQDFALGRLLVAELREAHEIGLVHSLAWVVMPDHLHWLVQLERTTLDELMRRIKGRSARRINQRLSRYGPLWQHGFHDRALRQEEDLRAVARYVIANPVRAGLVKRVADYPLWDAVWL encoded by the coding sequence ATGCTTCGTTCAGACAAACCGCATGCAGGAGCACTACGTCGTGGACGTTATTCCGAATCCGGTCGCGTCTACTTGCTGACGGCGGTACTGCATGGTCGCGAAGCGCTGCTCCAGGATTTTGCTCTCGGGCGGCTATTGGTCGCCGAGCTTCGTGAGGCTCATGAGATCGGTCTGGTGCATTCACTGGCGTGGGTGGTGATGCCTGATCATCTGCATTGGCTGGTGCAGTTGGAGCGTACGACTCTGGACGAGTTGATGCGCCGGATCAAAGGCCGCAGCGCGCGCCGGATCAATCAGCGTTTGTCTCGGTATGGTCCGTTATGGCAGCACGGTTTCCATGATCGTGCTTTGCGTCAGGAAGAGGATTTACGGGCTGTCGCACGTTATGTGATTGCCAATCCTGTGCGGGCAGGCCTGGTGAAGCGGGTGGCGGACTACCCATTATGGGATGCTGTGTGGCTCTAG
- a CDS encoding MerR family transcriptional regulator: MRIGELAEACEVSRDTLRFYEQRGLIAARRSANGYRDYPVEMVQLVTYIKTAQRLGFSLGEISQHVGGLWQATDPDQTVTQLLQDKLTLIENRIDELQQLRNELLQRLATTCPLRA; the protein is encoded by the coding sequence ATGCGAATCGGAGAACTGGCCGAAGCCTGCGAAGTGAGCCGCGACACCCTGCGCTTTTACGAGCAACGCGGGTTGATCGCCGCACGACGCAGCGCCAACGGCTACCGCGACTACCCCGTCGAGATGGTGCAGCTTGTCACCTACATCAAGACCGCGCAGCGCCTGGGTTTCAGCCTTGGCGAGATCAGCCAGCATGTCGGCGGCCTGTGGCAGGCCACCGACCCGGATCAAACCGTGACCCAATTGCTGCAAGACAAGCTGACGCTGATCGAAAACCGCATCGACGAGTTGCAGCAACTGAGAAACGAACTGCTGCAGCGCCTGGCCACCACCTGCCCGCTGCGCGCCTGA
- a CDS encoding 8-oxoguanine deaminase, translating into MAATRLWIKNPLAVFTANHHDASGGLVIEDSRIVELLGAAQQPAQPCQQTFDASAHVLLPGLINTHHHFYQTLTRAWAPVVNQPLFPWLKTLYPVWARLTPEKLALASKVALAELLLSGCTTAADHHYLFPGGLEQAIDVQVNAVRELGMRAMLSRGSMSLGEADGGLPPQHTVQSGEAILADSQRLIERYHERGDGAQIQIALAPCSPFSVTRDIMRASAEMAEQLDVRLHTHLAETLDEEDYCLRQFGLRTVDYLESVGWLGPRTWLAHGIHFNAEEIARLGAAGTGICHCPCSNMRLASGICPVHDLEAAGAPVGLGVDGSASNDASNMIIEARQALYIQRLRYGAEAITPERALGWATRGSARLLGRSDVGELAVGKQADLALFKLDDLRFSGSHDPLSALLLCGADRADRVMIGGSWRVVDGQIEGLDVAQLIADHSQAARQLVSG; encoded by the coding sequence ATGGCTGCTACTCGACTCTGGATCAAGAACCCTCTCGCCGTTTTCACCGCTAACCATCACGACGCCTCTGGTGGTCTGGTAATCGAAGATAGCCGTATCGTCGAACTGCTCGGTGCCGCCCAGCAACCCGCTCAACCCTGCCAGCAGACGTTCGATGCCAGTGCGCATGTGCTGCTGCCGGGCCTGATCAATACCCACCATCACTTCTACCAGACCCTTACCCGTGCCTGGGCGCCGGTGGTCAACCAGCCGCTGTTCCCCTGGCTGAAGACGCTGTATCCGGTATGGGCGCGGCTGACACCGGAAAAGCTGGCTCTGGCCAGCAAAGTGGCGTTGGCCGAGCTGCTGCTGTCCGGCTGCACCACCGCTGCCGATCATCACTATCTGTTCCCCGGTGGACTGGAACAGGCCATCGATGTGCAGGTGAACGCGGTGCGCGAACTGGGTATGCGCGCCATGCTCAGTCGTGGCTCGATGAGCCTCGGCGAGGCCGACGGCGGCCTGCCACCACAGCACACCGTGCAGAGCGGCGAGGCGATCCTGGCCGACAGCCAGCGTCTGATCGAGCGCTACCATGAGCGCGGCGATGGCGCGCAGATCCAGATCGCCCTGGCGCCCTGCTCGCCCTTCTCGGTAACCCGCGACATCATGCGCGCCAGCGCCGAAATGGCCGAGCAGCTGGACGTACGTCTGCACACCCACCTGGCCGAAACCCTCGACGAAGAGGACTACTGCCTGCGTCAGTTCGGCCTGCGCACCGTGGACTATCTGGAAAGCGTCGGCTGGCTCGGGCCGCGCACCTGGCTGGCGCATGGCATTCACTTCAATGCCGAGGAAATCGCCCGCCTTGGCGCCGCCGGCACCGGTATCTGCCATTGCCCGTGCTCGAACATGCGCCTGGCCTCGGGCATCTGCCCCGTACATGACCTGGAGGCAGCCGGTGCACCGGTCGGTCTGGGCGTCGACGGTTCGGCCTCCAACGATGCCTCGAACATGATTATCGAAGCACGCCAGGCGCTGTATATCCAACGCCTGCGCTACGGTGCCGAGGCGATCACGCCCGAACGCGCGCTGGGCTGGGCCACCCGTGGCTCGGCACGCTTACTCGGACGTAGCGATGTCGGTGAACTGGCCGTTGGCAAGCAGGCTGACCTGGCGTTGTTCAAGCTGGACGACCTGCGCTTCTCCGGCAGCCACGATCCACTCTCCGCGCTGCTATTGTGCGGTGCAGATCGTGCCGATCGGGTGATGATCGGCGGCAGTTGGCGAGTAGTCGACGGACAGATCGAGGGGCTCGATGTCGCTCAATTGATCGCCGATCACAGCCAGGCGGCGAGGCAGCTGGTAAGCGGCTGA
- a CDS encoding ABC transporter permease — protein MDLDLLTNIFYAMVRTGTPLLLVALGELVCEKSGVLNLGQEGMMLFGAVIGFIVAFSTGSLWLGVLLAMAAGMLLSLLFAAVALGFNANQVATGLALTIFGVGLSTFVGAAWVGKPLSGFEPIVIPLLSDIPLIGRMLFAQDVLIYLSFALFALVAWVLLKSRIGLIIQAVGENPDAASAMGLPVLRVRTLAVLFGGAMAGLTGGYLSLAYTPMWAENMTAGRGWIALALVVFASWRVLRVLLGAYLFGLASILHLVAQGIGLSIPSNLLAMLPYVATIVVLVLLSRDAIKTRLYAPVSLGQPWQPGH, from the coding sequence ATGGATCTCGATCTGTTGACCAATATCTTCTACGCCATGGTGCGCACCGGCACGCCGCTGCTGCTGGTGGCTCTGGGCGAGCTGGTGTGCGAGAAGAGCGGCGTGCTCAACCTCGGCCAGGAGGGCATGATGCTGTTCGGCGCGGTGATCGGCTTCATCGTCGCCTTCAGCACCGGCAGCCTGTGGCTCGGCGTGTTGCTGGCGATGGCTGCCGGCATGCTGCTGTCGCTGCTGTTCGCCGCCGTGGCGCTGGGTTTCAACGCCAACCAGGTGGCCACCGGCCTGGCCCTGACCATCTTCGGCGTCGGCCTGTCCACCTTCGTCGGCGCTGCCTGGGTCGGCAAGCCGCTGTCCGGTTTCGAGCCCATCGTCATTCCGCTGCTGTCTGACATCCCGCTGATCGGGCGCATGCTGTTCGCCCAGGACGTGCTGATCTACCTGTCCTTCGCCCTGTTCGCGCTGGTGGCCTGGGTGCTGCTGAAAAGTCGTATCGGCCTGATCATCCAGGCTGTTGGCGAAAACCCGGACGCCGCCAGCGCCATGGGCCTGCCGGTGCTCCGCGTGCGTACCCTAGCGGTGTTGTTCGGCGGCGCCATGGCCGGCTTGACGGGCGGCTACCTGTCGCTGGCCTACACACCGATGTGGGCGGAGAACATGACCGCCGGCCGTGGCTGGATCGCCCTGGCACTGGTGGTGTTCGCCAGTTGGCGCGTATTGCGCGTACTGCTCGGCGCCTACCTGTTCGGCCTGGCCAGCATTCTGCACCTGGTGGCGCAGGGCATCGGCCTGTCGATCCCATCGAACCTGCTGGCCATGCTGCCCTACGTCGCTACCATCGTGGTGCTGGTGCTGCTCTCGCGCGACGCGATCAAGACCCGGCTGTATGCGCCGGTGTCACTGGGTCAGCCGTGGCAGCCAGGGCATTGA
- a CDS encoding 2-oxoglutarate and iron-dependent oxygenase domain-containing protein → MNALPIIDIAPLYSDDESAWPAVAERIDRACREWGFFYIVGHPISSERIDTLLGAAKRFFAQPTEEKLKIDITQTAHHRGYGAIATEQLDPSKPSDLKETFDMGFHMPADHPEVLAGKPLRGPNRHPDEPGWAALMEQHYADMQALATTLLRAMALALDIEPEFFDKRFHEPISVLRMIHYPPRQTASCAGQQGAGAHTDYGCITLLYQDEAGGLQVRPRHGDWIDAPPIAGSFVVNIGDMMARWSNDRYTSTPHRVISPLGVDRYSMPFFAEPHPDTLIDCLPNCSSADNPPKYSPVTSAEYLLSRFADTYAYRREEQG, encoded by the coding sequence ATGAACGCATTACCCATCATCGATATCGCCCCTCTGTACAGTGACGACGAATCCGCCTGGCCCGCCGTGGCCGAACGGATCGACCGCGCCTGCCGCGAATGGGGTTTCTTCTACATCGTCGGCCACCCAATAAGCAGCGAACGTATCGACACCCTGCTCGGTGCAGCGAAGCGCTTCTTCGCCCAGCCTACCGAGGAAAAGCTCAAGATCGACATCACCCAGACCGCCCACCATCGCGGCTACGGCGCCATCGCCACCGAACAGCTCGACCCGAGCAAGCCGAGCGACCTGAAGGAAACCTTCGACATGGGTTTCCATATGCCCGCCGATCATCCCGAAGTGCTGGCCGGCAAACCGTTGCGTGGCCCCAATCGTCACCCCGACGAACCCGGCTGGGCTGCACTGATGGAGCAGCACTACGCCGACATGCAGGCACTGGCCACTACCCTGCTGCGGGCCATGGCGTTGGCCCTGGATATCGAACCGGAGTTCTTCGACAAGCGCTTCCATGAGCCGATCAGCGTGCTGCGCATGATCCATTACCCACCACGCCAGACGGCCAGCTGCGCCGGGCAGCAAGGCGCCGGTGCGCACACCGACTATGGCTGCATCACCCTGCTCTACCAGGACGAAGCCGGTGGCCTGCAGGTACGTCCGCGCCATGGCGACTGGATCGACGCGCCACCGATTGCCGGCAGCTTCGTGGTCAATATCGGCGACATGATGGCGCGCTGGAGCAACGACCGTTACACCTCCACACCACACCGTGTGATCAGCCCGCTGGGGGTGGATCGCTACTCCATGCCATTCTTCGCCGAACCGCATCCGGACACCCTGATCGACTGTTTGCCGAACTGTTCCAGCGCCGACAACCCGCCAAAATATTCGCCGGTGACCAGCGCCGAGTACCTGCTGTCGCGCTTCGCCGACACCTACGCTTACCGGCGTGAGGAACAGGGCTGA
- a CDS encoding class I SAM-dependent rRNA methyltransferase: MSALDQALRAALDARENLLDELHAQGTDCYRLFHGSQEGAPGLTVDRYGPQLLVQSFHQPLEADALQSLATIVEQRLGQPLLLVYNDRSQRNSRIDRNPHAFEAEEAALADLIGHEWGLNYRVRGRHTGQDPLLFLDLRNARGWVKANSAGKSVLNLFAYTCGVGLCAAAGGASEVTNLDFAQSNLAVGRENGQLNPQLPAMQFIQSDYFPAIRQMAGLPINSRRGQKLPNYPRLQARQFDLVFLDPPAWAKSAFGTVDLLRDYQSLLKPALLATADGGALVCCNNLAKVVMEDWREQVLRCAEKLGRPARDCQVLAPAVDFPSHDARPPLKTLILQF, translated from the coding sequence ATGTCCGCTCTTGACCAGGCGCTGCGCGCCGCCCTCGACGCCCGCGAAAACCTGCTGGACGAACTGCACGCGCAAGGCACCGACTGCTATCGCCTGTTCCATGGCAGCCAGGAAGGTGCCCCGGGCCTGACCGTCGACCGCTACGGCCCACAACTGCTGGTGCAGAGTTTTCACCAGCCGCTGGAGGCAGATGCCCTGCAAAGCCTCGCGACCATTGTCGAGCAGCGCCTCGGCCAGCCCCTGTTGCTGGTCTACAACGACCGCTCGCAACGTAACTCACGCATCGACCGCAATCCTCACGCGTTCGAAGCCGAAGAGGCGGCGCTGGCGGATCTGATCGGGCACGAATGGGGCCTGAACTACCGGGTACGCGGTCGCCACACCGGGCAGGATCCATTGCTGTTTCTCGACCTGCGCAACGCCCGCGGCTGGGTCAAGGCCAACAGCGCCGGTAAATCCGTACTCAACCTGTTCGCCTATACCTGCGGCGTCGGCCTGTGCGCGGCAGCCGGCGGCGCGAGCGAAGTGACCAACCTGGACTTCGCTCAGAGCAACCTCGCCGTAGGCCGTGAGAATGGCCAGCTCAATCCACAACTGCCAGCCATGCAGTTCATCCAGTCCGATTACTTCCCCGCCATCCGCCAAATGGCCGGCCTACCGATCAACAGCCGCCGCGGACAGAAGCTGCCGAACTACCCACGCCTGCAAGCTCGTCAGTTCGACCTGGTGTTCCTCGACCCGCCCGCCTGGGCCAAGAGCGCGTTCGGTACCGTCGACCTGCTGCGCGACTACCAGAGCCTGCTCAAGCCGGCGCTGCTGGCCACTGCCGATGGTGGTGCGCTGGTGTGCTGCAACAACCTGGCGAAAGTGGTGATGGAAGACTGGCGCGAACAGGTGCTGCGCTGCGCGGAAAAACTCGGCAGACCCGCGCGCGACTGCCAGGTGCTGGCGCCCGCCGTGGACTTCCCCTCCCATGACGCCAGGCCGCCGCTGAAGACGCTGATCCTGCAGTTTTGA
- a CDS encoding BMP family ABC transporter substrate-binding protein: MFEKSKKPLLRTLVAALGFGAMLSASAADPLKVGFVYIGPIGDHGWTYQHEQGRQMLIKELGDKVTTSYVENVPEGADAERVIRNMAKGGFDLIFTTSFGYMNPTIKVAKQFPKVTFEHATGYKQDKNVGTYLSRSYEGRYVGGFLAAKMTKTKKVGYIASFPIPEVIRDINAIQLALDKYNPGTEIKVVWVNTWFDPGKESDAANALIDQGVDVMFQHTDSPAPIQTAERRGIYSVGYASDMAHFGPKAVLTSIVNDWGPHYVKSAQAVIDGNWQPQDFWGGLAEDTIELPISDLVPADVKSEAEQIIADIRSGKFHPFTGPIKDQSGVEKIPAGVTATNAELASMNYYVENVKAELPK; this comes from the coding sequence ATGTTCGAGAAGAGCAAGAAACCACTGCTGCGCACCCTCGTTGCCGCCCTGGGTTTTGGCGCCATGCTCAGCGCCTCCGCCGCCGATCCGCTAAAGGTCGGCTTCGTCTATATCGGCCCCATCGGCGATCACGGCTGGACCTACCAGCATGAGCAGGGCCGGCAGATGCTGATCAAGGAACTGGGCGACAAGGTCACCACCAGCTACGTGGAAAACGTGCCGGAAGGCGCAGACGCCGAACGCGTGATCCGCAACATGGCCAAGGGCGGCTTCGACCTGATCTTCACCACCTCCTTCGGCTACATGAACCCGACGATCAAGGTGGCCAAGCAATTCCCCAAGGTGACCTTCGAGCACGCCACCGGCTACAAGCAGGACAAGAACGTCGGCACCTACCTGTCGCGCTCCTATGAGGGGCGCTACGTCGGCGGCTTCCTCGCGGCGAAAATGACCAAGACCAAAAAGGTCGGCTACATCGCTTCCTTCCCGATACCCGAGGTGATCCGCGACATCAACGCCATCCAGCTGGCCCTGGACAAATACAACCCGGGCACCGAGATCAAGGTGGTATGGGTCAACACCTGGTTCGATCCGGGCAAGGAATCCGACGCCGCCAACGCGCTGATCGACCAGGGCGTGGACGTGATGTTCCAGCACACCGACAGCCCGGCGCCGATCCAGACCGCCGAGCGTCGCGGAATCTACTCCGTCGGCTACGCCTCGGACATGGCGCATTTCGGGCCGAAGGCCGTGCTCACCTCCATCGTCAACGACTGGGGCCCGCACTACGTGAAATCCGCCCAGGCGGTGATCGATGGCAACTGGCAACCGCAGGACTTCTGGGGCGGCCTGGCCGAGGACACCATCGAGCTGCCGATCAGCGACCTGGTGCCTGCCGACGTGAAGAGCGAAGCCGAGCAGATCATCGCCGATATTCGCAGCGGCAAGTTCCACCCCTTCACCGGTCCGATCAAGGATCAGAGTGGCGTCGAGAAGATTCCAGCCGGCGTAACGGCAACCAATGCCGAACTGGCCTCGATGAACTACTACGTGGAAAACGTGAAGGCCGAGCTGCCGAAGTAA